One Fusobacterium simiae genomic region harbors:
- a CDS encoding Eco57I restriction-modification methylase domain-containing protein: MNDLFNEKLLREKANAEINLDNYFEKRKTLNKWINGIKQKNLDESKEEELQGEFLNDIFCIVLGAINKTEWEDKWNLQRETKTKIDGQKADGVLGFFELKGKEDIRAVIELKPPKTLLDQRQKRANDTRTPVEQAFNYAPKYGKSCQWVIVSNYKEIRLYRANDMTEYQAFFLDKLRDDLEFKKFIYVLSFESLVGNNGKKAKTFELTEEYQKKQLEIEKKFYNEYRDIRLNIFENIRKNNPEINENIIIEKVQKLLDRFLFICFCEDKDLLPAKSYANLVVKKGKGLENIFEAFTTFSTWINSGNKLNNISCFNGGLFKDDEILNSLSIDNQIFEELEKLANYDFDSELNVNILGHIFEQSISDIEELKRSISGEEYDIKKSKRKKDGIFYTPKYITKYIVENSIKNWLDDKRKELGEDDLPELTVKDFKHNDFNSKHSKNFKKHLEFWEKYREAVRNIKIIDPACGSGAFLITAFEYLLNYNKYLDNKIFDLLGKQTIDFDRTKEILQKNIFGVDLNKESVEITKLSLWLKTANKNKTLASLENNIKCGNSLIDDNEIAGELAFDWKKEFPEVFENGGFDIVIGNPPYGVNFDEKTKKYLFEFDDLVPDYEIYIYFISLYRKILKSNGYLSYIFPNTFLSTVFGKNYRKNLFNEITVKEIVDLSNDTTFVDASVRTIIFSFKNILEDFKFKVDRIGNRNFYFVEYNLKKHIVDSITFKNFLEKSGIRFLKIENQNFYLFKNYSKNEVMENIENISSLFFQNTGEKEIIQKIKNNKKIDDYFEVSQGYIPYRRSDLIKQYGEVDGNKIIDDRLWHSETKLNDEWKKEILGKDIKRYNNTLMGGFIKYGRFVASYVLPKFFENPRIVVREITSEKLYATYLEEKMYNNPSLINIINNKNILELKYILTLINSALLGWYHNKTSPKANKGLFPKILVNDVRNLPIVNISLQEQQPFIEKADKMLFLNKDLQDLSQKFQRMILRKFELDKLSTKLQEWYLLEFSEFLKELKKLKIKLSLKEESEWEDFFLAEKSKAILIDSEIKNTDKEIDSMVYKLYNLTDEEIKIIEK, from the coding sequence ATGAATGATTTATTTAATGAAAAATTATTAAGAGAAAAGGCTAATGCTGAAATAAATTTAGACAATTATTTTGAAAAAAGAAAGACTCTTAATAAATGGATAAATGGTATCAAACAAAAAAACTTAGATGAATCAAAAGAAGAAGAACTTCAAGGAGAATTTCTTAATGATATTTTTTGCATAGTTTTAGGAGCTATTAATAAAACTGAATGGGAAGATAAATGGAATTTACAAAGAGAAACTAAGACTAAAATAGATGGTCAAAAAGCTGATGGAGTTTTAGGATTTTTTGAGCTTAAAGGAAAAGAGGATATAAGAGCTGTAATAGAATTAAAACCTCCTAAGACTTTACTTGACCAAAGGCAAAAGAGAGCTAATGATACAAGAACTCCTGTTGAACAAGCATTTAATTATGCTCCAAAGTATGGTAAGAGTTGTCAATGGGTAATAGTCTCTAATTACAAAGAAATAAGGCTTTATAGAGCAAATGATATGACAGAATATCAAGCATTCTTCTTAGATAAATTAAGAGATGATTTAGAGTTTAAAAAGTTTATCTATGTTTTATCTTTTGAATCTTTGGTTGGAAATAATGGCAAAAAAGCAAAAACTTTTGAACTGACCGAAGAATATCAAAAAAAGCAACTCGAAATAGAAAAGAAATTCTATAATGAATATAGAGATATAAGACTTAATATATTTGAAAATATTAGAAAAAATAATCCTGAAATCAATGAAAATATTATAATTGAAAAGGTACAAAAACTTTTAGATAGATTTTTATTTATATGTTTTTGTGAGGATAAAGATTTGCTACCAGCAAAAAGTTATGCAAATTTAGTAGTAAAAAAAGGTAAAGGTTTAGAGAACATATTTGAGGCTTTTACTACTTTTTCAACTTGGATTAATTCGGGAAATAAATTAAATAATATCTCTTGTTTTAATGGAGGACTTTTTAAGGATGATGAAATTTTAAATAGTTTGAGCATAGATAATCAAATATTTGAAGAATTAGAAAAATTAGCAAATTACGACTTTGACTCAGAATTAAATGTCAATATTCTAGGACATATTTTTGAACAGTCTATAAGTGATATAGAAGAACTTAAAAGATCTATATCTGGTGAAGAATATGATATAAAGAAATCCAAGAGAAAGAAAGATGGTATTTTTTATACACCTAAATATATAACAAAGTATATAGTGGAAAATTCTATAAAAAATTGGTTAGATGATAAAAGAAAAGAACTTGGGGAAGATGATTTACCAGAACTAACCGTAAAAGATTTCAAGCATAATGATTTTAATTCAAAGCATAGTAAAAATTTTAAGAAACATTTAGAATTTTGGGAAAAATACAGAGAAGCTGTAAGAAATATAAAAATTATAGACCCTGCCTGTGGGTCAGGAGCATTTTTAATTACTGCATTTGAGTATTTACTAAATTATAATAAATATTTAGATAATAAGATATTTGATTTATTAGGAAAGCAAACTATAGATTTTGATAGAACTAAGGAGATATTACAAAAGAATATCTTTGGAGTAGATTTGAATAAAGAAAGTGTCGAAATTACAAAACTTTCATTGTGGCTAAAAACTGCTAATAAAAATAAAACTTTAGCAAGTTTAGAGAATAATATAAAATGTGGAAATTCATTAATAGATGACAATGAGATAGCTGGAGAATTAGCTTTTGATTGGAAAAAAGAGTTTCCAGAAGTTTTTGAAAATGGAGGCTTTGATATTGTTATTGGGAATCCTCCTTACGGAGTAAATTTTGACGAAAAAACAAAAAAATATTTATTTGAATTTGATGATTTAGTGCCTGATTATGAAATATATATTTATTTTATATCTTTGTATAGAAAAATATTGAAAAGTAATGGTTATTTATCATATATTTTCCCAAATACTTTTTTATCAACTGTATTTGGTAAAAACTATAGAAAAAATTTATTTAATGAAATTACAGTAAAAGAAATAGTTGATCTATCGAATGATACTACATTTGTTGATGCCTCTGTGAGAACAATTATCTTTTCATTTAAAAATATTTTAGAAGATTTTAAATTTAAAGTTGATAGAATTGGAAATAGAAATTTTTATTTTGTTGAATATAATTTAAAAAAACATATAGTAGATAGTATTACTTTTAAAAATTTTTTAGAGAAATCTGGAATTAGATTTTTAAAAATAGAAAATCAAAATTTCTATTTATTTAAAAATTATTCAAAAAATGAAGTTATGGAAAATATAGAAAATATTTCTAGTTTATTTTTTCAAAATACAGGAGAAAAAGAAATTATACAAAAAATTAAAAATAATAAAAAAATAGATGATTATTTTGAAGTTTCACAAGGTTATATTCCATACAGAAGAAGTGATTTGATAAAACAATATGGTGAAGTAGATGGAAATAAAATTATTGATGACAGACTATGGCATTCTGAGACTAAATTAAATGATGAATGGAAAAAAGAAATCTTAGGAAAAGATATTAAGAGATATAATAATACATTGATGGGAGGGTTTATAAAATATGGAAGATTTGTAGCATCATATGTATTACCTAAATTTTTTGAAAATCCTAGAATAGTTGTTAGAGAAATTACAAGTGAAAAACTATATGCAACCTATTTAGAAGAAAAAATGTATAATAACCCCTCATTAATAAATATTATAAATAATAAAAATATCTTAGAACTAAAGTATATTTTAACTTTGATAAATTCAGCCCTTTTAGGTTGGTATCATAATAAAACTTCTCCAAAAGCGAATAAAGGCTTATTTCCAAAAATTTTAGTTAATGATGTTAGAAATTTACCCATTGTAAATATTTCTTTACAAGAACAACAACCATTTATAGAAAAAGCTGATAAAATGCTATTTTTAAATAAAGATTTACAAGATTTATCTCAAAAATTTCAAAGAATGATATTAAGAAAATTTGAATTAGATAAATTATCAACTAAACTTCAAGAATGGTATTTGTTAGAGTTTTCAGAATTTCTTAAAGAATTGAAAAAATTAAAAATAAAATTATCACTTAAAGAAGAAAGTGAATGGGAAGATTTTTTCTTAGCTGAAAAATCAAAAGCAATACTTATAGATTCTGAAATAAAGAATACTGACAAAGAGATTGATTCTATGGTTTATAAACTTTATAATTTAACTGATGAAGAAATTAAGATAATTGAAAAATAA
- a CDS encoding DUF1667 domain-containing protein: MEKEMICIVCPVGCHISVNTETYEVKGNACPRGAVYGKEELTAPKRVVTSTVKIKNALDKRCPVKTEKSIPKELNFKLMDELKNIELTAPVKRGDVVIKNVFNTGVDVVVTKDM; this comes from the coding sequence ATGGAAAAGGAAATGATATGTATAGTTTGTCCTGTTGGTTGTCATATAAGTGTTAATACAGAAACTTATGAAGTTAAAGGAAATGCTTGCCCAAGAGGAGCAGTCTATGGAAAAGAAGAACTTACGGCTCCAAAAAGAGTTGTAACTTCAACTGTAAAAATAAAAAATGCTTTGGATAAGAGATGTCCTGTAAAAACTGAAAAATCTATTCCAAAGGAATTAAATTTTAAATTGATGGATGAATTGAAAAATATTGAGCTAACTGCACCTGTTAAAAGAGGAGATGTAGTTATAAAAAATGTTTTTAATACTGGTGTTGATGTGGTTGTAACTAAGGATATGTAA
- a CDS encoding NAD(P)/FAD-dependent oxidoreductase, producing MNMKYDLVIVGGGPAGLAAAVEAKKNGIDSILVIERAKELGGILQQCIHNGFGLHEFKEELTGPEYAQRFMDQLFELNIEYKLDTMVLEISENKIVQAINSVDGYMIIEAKSIILTMGCRERTRGAIAIPGDRPAGIFTAGAAQRYINMEGYMVGKRVVILGSGDIGLIMARRLTLEGAKVLAVAELMPFSGGLTRNIVQCLHDYDIPLYLSHTVVDIIGKDRVEKVIIAKVDENKKAIPGTEIEYECDTLLLSVGLIPENDISRATGIKIDPRTNGPIVNELMETSIEGIFASGNVVHVHDLVDFVSIESRKAGKSAAKYIKGEITNGKYIEVQTGNGIGYTVPQKFRIENIEKNLELSMRVRQIYKNVKIVVKSNDFVIYSVKKNHMAPGEMEKITLSKTVLGKIDANKIVVEVVEEDK from the coding sequence ATGAATATGAAATATGATTTAGTTATTGTTGGTGGAGGACCTGCTGGACTTGCGGCAGCAGTAGAGGCTAAAAAAAATGGAATAGATAGTATACTTGTAATTGAAAGAGCAAAAGAATTAGGTGGAATTTTACAACAATGTATTCATAATGGCTTTGGACTTCATGAATTTAAAGAGGAATTGACAGGTCCTGAATATGCTCAAAGATTCATGGATCAATTATTTGAGTTAAATATAGAATATAAATTGGATACTATGGTCCTAGAAATATCTGAAAATAAAATAGTCCAAGCTATAAACTCTGTTGATGGTTATATGATAATTGAAGCCAAATCTATAATTTTGACTATGGGTTGTAGAGAAAGAACAAGAGGGGCAATAGCTATTCCTGGTGATAGACCAGCAGGAATTTTTACAGCTGGTGCAGCTCAAAGATATATTAATATGGAAGGATATATGGTTGGTAAAAGAGTTGTCATCTTAGGTTCAGGAGATATCGGACTTATAATGGCAAGAAGGCTTACTCTTGAAGGAGCAAAGGTTTTAGCTGTTGCAGAACTTATGCCATTCTCTGGTGGACTTACAAGAAATATAGTTCAATGTTTACATGACTATGATATTCCTCTATATTTAAGCCACACAGTAGTAGATATTATTGGTAAAGACAGAGTGGAAAAAGTTATTATTGCTAAGGTTGATGAAAATAAAAAAGCTATTCCTGGAACTGAAATAGAATATGAATGTGATACCTTACTTCTATCTGTTGGACTTATTCCAGAAAATGATATTTCAAGGGCAACAGGAATTAAAATTGACCCTAGAACTAATGGTCCAATAGTAAATGAACTTATGGAAACAAGTATAGAAGGAATATTTGCCTCTGGAAATGTTGTTCATGTCCATGATTTAGTTGATTTTGTAAGTATTGAATCAAGAAAAGCAGGAAAATCAGCAGCTAAATATATTAAAGGTGAAATTACAAATGGAAAATATATTGAAGTTCAAACTGGTAATGGAATAGGATACACTGTCCCACAAAAATTTAGAATAGAAAATATTGAAAAAAATTTAGAACTTTCTATGAGAGTTAGACAAATTTATAAAAATGTTAAGATAGTTGTTAAGTCAAATGATTTTGTAATATATTCAGTAAAGAAAAATCATATGGCTCCTGGAGAAATGGAAAAAATAACTCTATCTAAAACTGTACTTGGAAAAATTGATGCAAATAAAATTGTTGTGGAAGTTGTTGAGGAGGATAAATAA
- a CDS encoding NAD(P)/FAD-dependent oxidoreductase, whose product MFDVVVIGAGIMGATVSRELSKYELKILLLDKENDVSCGTTKANSAIVHAGYDAKEGSLMAKYNVLGNAMYEDLCKEVDAPFRRVGSYVLAFSEKEKEHLEMLYQRGLNNGVPEMEIIDAAEIQKREPHVSKEAVAALYAGTAGITGPWELAIKLVENAMENGVELKLNSEVINIKKENDIFKIELKDGKIIETKALINAAGVYADFINNMLSNKKFKITPRIGEYYLLDKVQGYLTDSVIFQCPTEMGKGILVSKTAHGNIIVGPTASDVENKDDVGNTQEGLDTVRKFATKSIKDVNFRDNIRNFAGLRAEADAGDFIIGEAEDVKGFFNMAGTKSPGLTSAPAIAVDVAKMVVKSFGGVKEKANFKQNRKMIHFINLSPEEKAEVIKKDPRYGRIICRCENITEGEIVDAIHRKCGAKTLNGVKRRVRPGAGRCQGGFCGPRVQEILARELGEDLEDIVMEQKNSYILTGKTK is encoded by the coding sequence ATGTTTGATGTAGTTGTTATTGGTGCTGGAATAATGGGAGCAACAGTTTCAAGAGAATTATCTAAGTATGAATTAAAAATTTTATTACTAGATAAAGAAAATGATGTTTCTTGTGGTACAACAAAGGCAAATTCTGCAATAGTTCATGCTGGATATGATGCAAAAGAAGGAAGCCTTATGGCAAAATACAATGTTCTTGGTAATGCTATGTATGAAGATTTATGTAAAGAAGTAGATGCTCCATTTAGGAGAGTAGGTTCTTATGTTTTAGCATTTTCTGAAAAAGAAAAAGAACATTTAGAGATGTTGTATCAAAGAGGATTAAATAATGGTGTTCCTGAAATGGAAATTATAGATGCAGCTGAAATTCAAAAAAGAGAACCTCATGTAAGTAAAGAAGCAGTTGCAGCTTTGTATGCAGGAACAGCAGGTATAACTGGACCTTGGGAGCTTGCTATAAAGTTAGTAGAAAATGCTATGGAAAATGGTGTTGAATTAAAATTAAATTCAGAAGTTATAAATATTAAAAAAGAAAATGATATATTTAAAATAGAATTAAAAGATGGCAAAATTATAGAAACAAAAGCTCTTATCAATGCAGCAGGAGTTTATGCTGATTTTATAAATAATATGCTTTCAAATAAAAAATTTAAAATCACTCCAAGAATTGGAGAATATTATTTACTTGATAAAGTACAAGGATATTTAACTGACAGTGTGATTTTCCAATGTCCTACTGAAATGGGAAAAGGTATCTTAGTTTCAAAAACTGCTCATGGAAATATAATAGTTGGTCCTACTGCTTCTGATGTAGAAAATAAAGATGATGTTGGAAATACTCAAGAAGGGTTAGATACAGTTAGAAAATTTGCAACAAAAAGTATAAAAGATGTTAATTTTAGAGATAATATAAGAAATTTTGCTGGACTTAGAGCAGAAGCTGATGCAGGAGATTTTATAATAGGAGAAGCTGAAGATGTAAAAGGTTTCTTCAATATGGCTGGAACTAAGTCACCAGGACTTACATCTGCACCTGCAATAGCAGTAGATGTTGCAAAAATGGTTGTTAAAAGTTTTGGTGGAGTGAAAGAAAAAGCAAATTTCAAACAAAATAGAAAAATGATACATTTTATAAACTTATCCCCTGAAGAAAAAGCAGAGGTTATAAAAAAAGACCCTAGATATGGAAGAATAATTTGTAGATGTGAAAACATAACAGAGGGAGAAATTGTTGATGCTATTCATAGAAAATGTGGAGCTAAAACATTGAATGGTGTTAAAAGAAGAGTCAGACCAGGTGCTGGAAGATGTCAAGGAGGTTTCTGTGGACCTCGTGTGCAAGAAATTTTGGCAAGAGAACTTGGAGAAGATTTAGAAGATATTGTTATGGAACAAAAAAATTCTTACATCTTAACTGGAAAAACTAAATAG
- a CDS encoding ATP-dependent nuclease: MRLLKVQIKNWQTFSDVSLECKDFSIFIGASSTGKSSFMKALLYFFQARNLHDGDIRNPNLPLEIIGTLKGEKGHIFQLKILNNPYQKTRYFLKNNISKHEKGTKNWEEIEEKDYKNYVSEIHIFYVPAFMKTSYLDYLVEKLFQNENLKKYYKHYKKFKNSIDKKMSFGYYRHIFINFLQEIAEKEKSHNFWENSILLWEEPEFYLNPQQERACYEALLQNTKLGLMAVVSTNSSRFIELENYQSLCIFRRIKEEVEIYQYSGTLFSGDEVIVFNMNYWINPDRSELFFAKKVILVEGQTDKIVLSYLAKNLGVYHYDYSIVECGSKSSIPQFIRLLNAFHIPYVAVYDKDNHYWRNETELENSTLKNKMIQKLVWKKLGEWIEFENDIEEEIYDESRDKKNYKNKPFYALETVVNPNYIVPKKLEEKVRKIFE, from the coding sequence ATGCGATTATTAAAAGTTCAAATAAAAAATTGGCAAACTTTTTCTGATGTAAGTTTAGAATGTAAAGATTTTTCAATATTTATAGGTGCTTCAAGCACAGGAAAATCTTCATTTATGAAAGCACTATTATATTTCTTTCAAGCTCGTAATTTACATGATGGAGATATAAGAAATCCAAATCTTCCTTTAGAAATCATAGGCACTTTAAAAGGAGAAAAAGGACATATTTTTCAATTAAAAATTTTAAACAATCCCTATCAAAAGACCAGATATTTTCTTAAAAATAATATTTCAAAACATGAAAAAGGCACAAAAAATTGGGAAGAAATAGAAGAAAAAGATTATAAAAATTATGTTTCAGAAATACATATTTTTTATGTTCCAGCTTTTATGAAAACAAGTTATTTAGATTATTTAGTTGAAAAATTATTTCAAAATGAAAATTTAAAAAAATATTACAAACACTATAAAAAATTTAAAAATTCAATAGATAAAAAAATGAGTTTTGGTTATTATAGACATATTTTTATTAATTTTCTTCAGGAAATTGCAGAAAAAGAAAAATCTCATAATTTTTGGGAAAATTCAATTTTACTATGGGAAGAACCTGAATTTTATCTAAATCCTCAACAAGAAAGAGCTTGTTATGAAGCATTACTTCAAAATACCAAGTTAGGACTTATGGCAGTAGTTTCAACAAATTCTAGCCGTTTTATTGAACTTGAAAATTATCAGTCACTTTGTATTTTTAGAAGAATAAAAGAGGAAGTAGAAATTTATCAATATAGTGGAACCTTATTTTCTGGAGATGAAGTGATTGTTTTTAATATGAATTATTGGATAAATCCAGATAGAAGTGAACTTTTCTTTGCTAAAAAAGTGATATTAGTTGAAGGACAAACTGATAAAATTGTACTATCTTATCTTGCAAAAAATTTAGGTGTATATCATTATGATTATTCCATTGTAGAATGTGGGAGTAAAAGCAGTATTCCTCAATTTATAAGACTTCTAAATGCTTTTCATATCCCTTATGTTGCTGTTTATGACAAGGATAACCACTATTGGAGAAATGAAACAGAATTAGAAAATTCAACTTTAAAAAATAAAATGATACAAAAATTAGTCTGGAAAAAACTTGGGGAATGGATTGAATTTGAAAATGATATTGAGGAAGAAATATATGATGAATCAAGAGATAAGAAGAATTATAAAAATAAACCTTTTTATGCTTTGGAAACAGTTGTAAACCCTAACTATATAGTTCCAAAAAAATTAGAAGAAAAGGTTAGAAAAATCTTTGAATAA
- a CDS encoding cytochrome c biogenesis CcdA family protein — protein MLNTELFIGAVYLAGLLSFFSPCIFPLLPVYIGMLSTSGKKSTVKTLIFVVGLSTSFILLGFGAGSIGSFLTSQTFRIISGVIVIIFGIIQMEIIKIPFLEKTKLVDIKGKENDSIWGAFLLGFTFSLGWTPCVGPILASILFISSGGGNPYYGALMMFVYVLGLATPFVILSFSSKYILTKVSAIKKYLGVVKKIGGLLIIIMGILLLTDKLTIFL, from the coding sequence ATGTTAAATACAGAATTATTTATAGGAGCAGTTTATCTTGCAGGTTTACTTTCTTTCTTTTCACCTTGTATATTTCCCTTACTTCCAGTTTATATAGGAATGTTAAGTACAAGTGGAAAGAAATCTACTGTAAAAACTTTAATATTTGTAGTTGGACTTTCAACAAGTTTTATTTTACTTGGATTTGGAGCTGGAAGCATAGGCTCATTTTTAACAAGTCAAACATTTAGAATAATAAGTGGGGTAATAGTTATAATATTTGGAATTATCCAAATGGAGATAATTAAAATTCCATTTTTAGAAAAAACAAAACTTGTGGATATAAAAGGAAAAGAAAATGACAGTATTTGGGGAGCATTTTTATTAGGTTTCACTTTTAGTTTAGGATGGACACCTTGTGTTGGACCAATACTTGCTTCAATTCTTTTTATCTCAAGTGGAGGAGGTAATCCATACTATGGAGCACTTATGATGTTTGTTTATGTTTTAGGTTTGGCGACACCTTTTGTCATTTTATCTTTTTCTTCAAAATATATATTGACAAAAGTTTCAGCAATAAAAAAATATTTAGGAGTTGTAAAAAAAATTGGTGGTTTACTAATTATTATTATGGGAATTTTACTTCTTACTGATAAATTAACTATATTTTTATAA
- a CDS encoding redoxin family protein, which translates to MKGLKKLFLGIMMLLMGAVAFGAEMDLSKVTLKDVNGKNYTFGKDGKPTYVKLWASWCPICLSGLEDIDNLSKEKKDFEVVTVVSPGLVGEKKAEDFKKWYKSLGYKNIKVLLDEKGEVSKMLNVRVYPTSAVVATDGKVQKVIPGHLEKAGIKKLFTSKMNDSHMMKDDKMMMNDKGMKDNMMNDKHMMKDGKMSMEKKTTM; encoded by the coding sequence ATGAAAGGGCTAAAAAAATTATTTTTAGGAATTATGATGTTATTAATGGGAGCAGTAGCCTTTGGAGCAGAAATGGATTTATCAAAAGTTACTTTAAAAGATGTAAATGGAAAGAATTATACTTTTGGAAAAGATGGAAAGCCAACTTATGTTAAACTTTGGGCTTCTTGGTGTCCAATTTGTCTTTCTGGATTAGAAGATATAGATAATCTTAGTAAAGAAAAGAAAGATTTTGAAGTTGTTACCGTTGTTTCACCAGGATTAGTTGGAGAAAAGAAAGCAGAAGATTTTAAAAAATGGTATAAATCTTTAGGTTATAAGAATATAAAAGTTCTATTAGATGAAAAAGGTGAAGTATCAAAGATGCTAAATGTTCGTGTTTATCCAACTTCAGCCGTTGTAGCTACTGATGGAAAAGTTCAAAAAGTTATTCCAGGTCATTTAGAAAAAGCAGGAATTAAAAAATTATTTACTTCTAAAATGAATGATAGTCATATGATGAAAGATGACAAAATGATGATGAATGACAAAGGTATGAAAGACAACATGATGAATGATAAGCATATGATGAAAGATGGTAAAATGAGTATGGAAAAAAAAACTACAATGTAA
- the msrB gene encoding peptide-methionine (R)-S-oxide reductase MsrB, with amino-acid sequence MEKIYGVIDVTSGYANGKTKNPKYQDLHSSGHAETVHVKYDINKVNLSTLLKYYFKIVDPTSVNKQGNDRGSQYRTGIYYVNQSDKSIIQDEIKEQQKKYSQKIVVEVLPLKEYYLAEEYHQDYLKKNPNGYCHIDLSKADDIIVDEKKYPKLSEKELRMKLNSQQYEVTQNGDTERAFQNDYWDFFDKGIYVDITTGEPLFSSTDKYASQCGWPSFVKPIVPEVVTYNKDTSFNMIRTEVRSRSGKAHLGHVFDDGPKDRGGKRYCINSAAIQFIPYAEMEAKGYGYLLPLVK; translated from the coding sequence ATGGAAAAAATCTATGGTGTAATAGATGTAACTTCTGGATATGCAAATGGAAAAACTAAAAATCCTAAATATCAAGATTTACATAGTTCAGGACATGCTGAAACAGTCCATGTTAAATATGATATTAATAAAGTTAATCTTTCAACTTTATTAAAATATTATTTTAAAATTGTTGACCCAACAAGTGTAAATAAACAAGGAAATGACAGAGGTTCACAATATAGAACAGGAATCTATTATGTAAATCAAAGTGATAAATCTATTATTCAAGATGAAATAAAAGAACAACAAAAAAAATATTCACAAAAAATTGTAGTAGAAGTTTTACCTTTAAAAGAATATTACTTGGCAGAGGAATATCATCAAGATTATTTGAAGAAAAACCCTAATGGTTACTGTCATATTGATTTATCAAAAGCAGATGATATAATAGTAGATGAAAAAAAATATCCAAAATTATCTGAAAAAGAATTGAGAATGAAATTAAATTCACAACAATATGAAGTTACACAAAATGGAGATACAGAAAGAGCATTTCAAAATGATTATTGGGATTTTTTTGACAAAGGAATATATGTTGATATAACAACAGGAGAACCATTATTTTCTTCAACTGATAAATACGCTTCTCAATGTGGATGGCCTAGTTTTGTGAAACCTATTGTTCCAGAAGTTGTAACTTACAATAAAGATACTAGCTTTAATATGATAAGAACAGAAGTAAGAAGCAGAAGTGGAAAAGCACATTTAGGGCATGTATTTGATGATGGACCAAAAGATAGAGGTGGAAAAAGATATTGTATCAATAGTGCAGCTATACAATTTATTCCTTATGCAGAAATGGAAGCAAAAGGTTATGGATATTTATTACCACTTGTAAAATAA
- a CDS encoding response regulator transcription factor, with product MYKLMIADDEPLIRRGIKQLIDLSSLQIAEIYEASTGEEALKVFEEHRPEIVLMDINMPKIDGLSVAKKIKVINPDTKIAIITGYNYFDYAQTAIKIGVEDYILKPISKKDVSEIIVKLVGSLQKDRKEKEIEKVLEKITTTDTQDNIAKNNYKALIQNIIEDSYTDSQFTLSVLSEKLELSSGYLSIMFKKNFGIPFQDYLLQKRMEKAKLLLLTTELKNYEIAEQVGFEDVNYFITKFKKYYQITPKQYREMVLKNENEQ from the coding sequence GTGTATAAGTTAATGATTGCAGATGATGAGCCTTTAATAAGAAGGGGTATAAAACAACTGATAGATTTATCTTCTTTACAGATAGCAGAAATTTATGAAGCTTCAACAGGAGAAGAGGCATTAAAAGTTTTTGAAGAACATAGACCAGAAATTGTTCTTATGGATATTAATATGCCAAAAATTGATGGATTGTCAGTTGCAAAGAAAATAAAAGTTATTAATCCAGATACTAAAATAGCAATCATTACAGGATATAATTATTTTGACTATGCACAAACTGCCATTAAAATTGGAGTAGAAGATTATATTTTGAAACCAATCTCAAAAAAAGATGTTTCAGAGATTATCGTAAAATTAGTAGGTTCACTACAAAAGGACAGAAAAGAGAAAGAAATTGAAAAAGTATTGGAAAAAATAACAACAACAGATACACAGGATAACATTGCAAAGAATAATTATAAAGCTCTAATACAAAATATCATTGAAGATAGTTATACGGATAGTCAGTTTACTTTATCTGTTCTCTCTGAAAAACTGGAGTTAAGTTCAGGATATTTAAGTATTATGTTTAAGAAAAATTTTGGAATACCATTTCAAGATTATCTTTTACAAAAAAGAATGGAAAAGGCAAAGTTACTCCTTTTGACAACTGAATTAAAAAACTATGAAATAGCTGAACAAGTTGGATTTGAAGATGTAAACTATTTTATAACAAAATTTAAAAAGTATTATCAAATCACTCCAAAACAATATAGAGAAATGGTGTTAAAAAATGAAAATGAACAATAA